The Pyrobaculum sp. 3827-6 genome has a segment encoding these proteins:
- a CDS encoding PaREP1 family protein — protein MAEERDSSVEELVIDALTRQLGPDVRVKIYLELHEKYLKEAEELYARGDLAQAGEKYWGAVAALLNAVAEKRGWRHYSHRDYAEIIERVSEELREPLGRLFASCERLHSNYHSFLTRVNSDAHRDDALRLMEMLRRLVA, from the coding sequence ATGGCTGAGGAGCGGGATAGTAGCGTAGAGGAGTTGGTGATCGATGCGTTGACGCGGCAACTTGGTCCTGACGTTAGGGTTAAGATCTACTTAGAGTTGCACGAGAAGTACCTAAAGGAGGCTGAGGAGCTTTATGCAAGGGGGGATTTGGCGCAGGCCGGTGAGAAGTACTGGGGGGCCGTCGCGGCGTTGCTCAACGCAGTTGCAGAAAAGAGAGGTTGGAGACACTACAGCCACCGGGACTACGCCGAAATTATAGAGAGAGTTTCTGAAGAGTTGAGGGAGCCTCTGGGCAGACTCTTTGCAAGTTGTGAGAGACTTCATTCAAATTACCACAGCTTTCTGACTAGAGTTAACTCCGACGCCCATAGAGATGACGCGCTTAGGCTTATGGAGATGCTCAGGAGGTTAGTTGCGTAG
- a CDS encoding DUF411 domain-containing protein, with product MARMRRQRSVVKSLFVLMVVSVASLTLGVVFKHFYFNGAVSRDTDSVKAVFYYSPPCGCCGTYLPKLGSIMAVEVRAVSPEEFVGIKKGLGVPVVLQSCHTVVINGRYVEGHVPVSAVAELAQGGFVGVKGLALPHRETNFKTWEGPGYYVVYENGTVRRVDS from the coding sequence ATGGCTAGAATGAGGAGGCAGAGATCTGTTGTAAAGAGTCTATTCGTGCTGATGGTGGTTTCCGTAGCTTCGCTTACGTTGGGGGTTGTTTTTAAGCATTTCTACTTCAACGGTGCGGTGTCTAGAGATACAGATTCTGTGAAGGCGGTGTTTTACTACTCTCCGCCGTGCGGCTGTTGCGGTACATATTTGCCTAAATTGGGTTCTATAATGGCTGTGGAGGTAAGGGCGGTATCTCCAGAGGAGTTTGTAGGAATTAAGAAGGGTTTAGGGGTCCCTGTGGTTTTGCAGTCGTGTCATACAGTTGTTATAAACGGCAGATATGTAGAGGGCCATGTCCCAGTCTCGGCGGTGGCCGAATTAGCGCAGGGCGGCTTCGTCGGAGTAAAAGGCTTGGCTTTACCGCATAGAGAGACGAACTTCAAAACGTGGGAGGGGCCGGGGTATTACGTAGTGTACGAAAACGGCACCGTACGGCGCGTAGATTCGTAG